From Methanobrevibacter sp., the proteins below share one genomic window:
- a CDS encoding RNA-protein complex protein Nop10, giving the protein MNMKMNKCPECGIYTLKEACPKCGGKLKVIYPPKFSVEDKYGKYRRILKRESMKE; this is encoded by the coding sequence ATGAATATGAAAATGAATAAATGTCCTGAATGTGGTATTTATACTTTAAAAGAGGCTTGCCCTAAATGTGGCGGCAAACTGAAAGTGATTTATCCTCCAAAATTCTCAGTTGAGGATAAATATGGAAAATATAGACGTATACTGAAAAGAGAATCAATGAAGGAGTAA